Proteins encoded by one window of Sphaerodactylus townsendi isolate TG3544 linkage group LG02, MPM_Stown_v2.3, whole genome shotgun sequence:
- the SLC40A1 gene encoding solute carrier family 40 member 1 gives MARSSADAQPDARGCCGSCGDYLRSAKFLLYVGHALSTWGDRMWHFAVSLFLVELYGNSLLLTAVYGLVVAGSVLLLGAIIGDWVDKNPRLKVAQSSLIVQNACVILCGVLLMMVFLFKAELVALYQGWLLTLCYILVITIANIANLASTATGITIQRDWVVVVAGDNRSKLADMNATIRRIDQLTNILAPMAVGQIMTFGSPVIGCGFISGWNLVSMCLEYLLLWNVYQKTPALAHKASSKIEESELKQLNNLKESESKPNEGVKLIDGKDVSVFEPSQEEVSCCSRMAEPVTTFRDGWVAYYNQPVFLAGLGLAFLYMTVLGFDCITTGYAYTQGLSGSTLSLLMGASAITGIMGTVAFTWLRRRCGLVRTGIISGIAQFACLLLCVISVFMPGSPLDLSVSPFADISARLFESSPLPTMAPEAAIPEVPFTTIMPVLANESLSVNGTDPGMTPDFVPLVSVSLLFAGVIAARIGLWSFDLTVTQLIQENVVESERGIINGVQNSMNYLLDLLHFIMVILAPNPEAFGLLVLISVSFVAMGHIMYFRFAQKTLGSSVFRCCSREPRVGADDSAPSDASEALSA, from the exons GGGGACCGCATGTGGCACTTTGCAGTGTCCCTCTTCCTGGTCGAACTGTATGGGAACAGCCTCCTTTTGACAGCTGTTTATGGACTGGTGGTGGCCGGGTCCGTCCTTCTTCTGGGAGCCATCATTGGGGACTGGGTAGACAAGAACCCGAGGCTTAAAG TGGCCCAGTCGTCTTTAATTGTGCAGAACGCATGCGTCATTTTGTGCGGCGTCCTTCTGATGATGGTCTTCCTATTCAAGGCTGAGTTGGTGGCCTTGTATCAAGGCTGGCTGCTT ACACTGTGCTATATCCTGGTCATCACGATCGCCAACATCGCTAATTTGGCCAGCACAGCCACCGGCATTACCATCCAGAGGGACTGGGTGGTTGTCGTTGCCGGGGACAACAGAAGCAAACTGGCAG ATATGAACGCTACGATAAGAAGAATCGATCAGCTGACCAATATCTTGGCCCCGATGGCTGTTGGGCAGATCATGACCTTTGGATCGCCAGTTATTGGCTGCGGCTTCATTTCGGGCTGGAATTTGGTTTCCATGTGCTTGGAATATCTGCTGCTCTGGAACGTGTACCAGAAAACACCTGCCTTGGCTCACAAAGCCAGCAGCAAGATCGAGGAGTCGGAATTAAAGCAGCTGAACAATCTGAAAG AGAGTGAATCGAAGCCCAATGAAGGAGTCAAATTAATTGACGGGAAAGACGTGTCTGTCTTTGAGCCCTCCCAGGAAGAGGTCTCTTGTTGCTCTCGGATGGCGGAGCCAGTCACTACCTTCCGGGATGGATGGGTTGCTTACTACAACCAGCCGGTGTTCCTCGCAGGCTTGGGCCTTGCGTTCCTCTACATGACCGTTTTAGGCTTTGACTGCATCACCACGGGCTACGCCTACACTCAGGGATTGAGCGGCTCCACTCTAAGTCTTTTGATGGGGGCCTCAGCCATAACTGGAATCATGGGCACAGTCGCGTTCACCTGGCTGCGCCGTAGGTGCGGGCTGGTGCGCACGGGCATCATTTCCGGAATAGCCCAGTTTGCCTGCCTGCTCCTGTGTGTGATTTCAGTCTTCATGCCAGGGAGTCCTTTGGACCTGTCCGTGTCCCCTTTCGCGGACATCAGCGCCAGATTGTTTGAAAGCAGTCCGCTGCCCACAATGGCGCCCGAAGCTGCGATACCCGAAGTGCCCTTTACGACCATCATGCCTGTCTTGGCAAATGAATCCCTATCCGTTAACGGGACGGATCCCGGAATGACTCCTGACTTCGTGCCTCTTGTCTCTGTCAGCCTCCTATTTGCTGGAGTCATTGCTGCTAGGATTG GCCTGTGGTCCTTCGATCTGACTGTCACGCAGCTGATCCAGGAAAATGTGGTAGAATCCGAAAGAGGTATCATCAACGGTGTCCAGAACTCCATGAATTACCTTCTGGACCTGCTGCATTTCATCATGGTCATCCTAGCCCCAAACCCGGAAGCTTTCGGATTGCTGGTTCTCATCTCTGTCTCCTTTGTTGCCATGGGTCACATCATGTACTTCCGCTTTGCTCAGAAAACTCTGGGGAGCAGCGTCTTCCGGTGCTGTTCTCGTGAGCCAAGGGTGGGCGCCGACGACTCTGCGCCTTCTGATGCTTCGGAAGCCTTGAGTGCCTAG